From Psychrobacillus sp. FSL K6-2836, a single genomic window includes:
- a CDS encoding beta-propeller domain-containing protein: MKRWIISIGILGLVVSLASLFYFTKLSVTAQSVVLSGQVFQASFSSAIGKDALENEDVYVEDQQGKKVDANYSLTSNGKSIEIEGLNEGSYILRVKDKLGITKTGFPFHVYKELPTVQSEAELKAHFEMVKKLQNIQNEKFAFTETAEESSELSSDARGSGDHSTTNNQVEGVDEADIIKTNGTHIYSITENNIAVVNIEDPTKMKEETKIRIGSDYYPMQLFLSDKTLIVLAQKNSIHALPYEQSGNDIARMSMPMDSMTTALFYDISNPAEPKLQREVGTEGHMSGARLTAGTLYYVTNVYPNFWIMEEQENTELRPYTYDSEKGDTVKPLPYEDLSILPNSKEATYSIITALDVSNPEKNEVITKGYLGGSEQLYMSKNNLYLTSSIYEEGTSTGKMFWNPGSMDTEVFKFALDKTAIQFVASNRLKGHILNQFSMDEHDGYFRAVTTKGNSWNENEVSENNLFILDEGMKLIGSLTGLAKDERIYSARFMGDKAYMVTFKETDPLFVIDVATPTSPKVLGELKIPGFSNYLHPLDENHLIGFGYETRVDTQSGGKEPLIMTEGMKISLFDVSDFANPKEKDTEVIGDQGTYSPIQYDHHALFEHQEKHLYGFPVSIYERQPGKEYADFKQDGALIYEITPENGIERKGDLLRPEVSGQMYEEWESSIQRIVYAGDTIYTIAMKEIKSYNINTYKQTGLVKF, from the coding sequence TTGAAAAGGTGGATTATTTCAATAGGAATATTAGGTTTAGTTGTCAGCTTAGCTAGCTTATTTTATTTCACTAAATTATCTGTGACAGCACAGTCAGTTGTGCTATCGGGTCAAGTTTTTCAAGCATCTTTTTCTTCTGCTATTGGAAAGGATGCATTAGAAAATGAAGATGTGTATGTGGAGGATCAACAAGGTAAGAAGGTGGATGCAAATTATTCGCTCACTTCAAACGGTAAATCCATAGAAATTGAGGGCTTGAATGAGGGTTCATATATTTTACGTGTAAAAGACAAACTTGGAATTACAAAAACTGGTTTTCCTTTTCACGTATATAAAGAGCTACCTACTGTTCAATCAGAAGCGGAGTTAAAAGCCCATTTTGAAATGGTAAAGAAGTTGCAAAACATTCAAAACGAGAAGTTTGCTTTTACGGAAACAGCAGAAGAATCTTCGGAGTTATCTTCAGATGCGAGGGGTAGCGGTGATCATTCTACCACGAACAACCAAGTAGAGGGAGTAGACGAGGCAGATATTATAAAAACAAATGGCACACATATATACTCGATTACAGAAAATAATATAGCTGTTGTTAATATAGAAGATCCAACAAAAATGAAAGAAGAAACAAAGATTCGAATTGGTTCGGATTATTATCCAATGCAGCTGTTCCTATCCGATAAAACGCTAATAGTTTTGGCGCAAAAGAATTCTATTCATGCATTACCATACGAACAAAGTGGCAATGATATAGCACGTATGTCTATGCCAATGGATTCCATGACGACTGCGTTGTTTTATGATATTTCCAATCCAGCAGAACCGAAACTTCAAAGAGAGGTCGGGACGGAAGGACATATGTCTGGAGCTAGGCTAACAGCTGGTACACTCTATTATGTAACGAATGTCTACCCGAACTTTTGGATAATGGAAGAACAGGAAAATACAGAGTTGCGTCCGTACACATACGACTCTGAAAAAGGGGATACAGTGAAACCTTTACCGTACGAGGATCTCTCCATCTTACCAAATTCTAAGGAAGCGACTTACAGTATTATCACAGCTTTGGACGTTTCTAATCCTGAAAAAAATGAAGTAATAACGAAGGGATATCTCGGTGGAAGTGAACAATTGTATATGTCGAAGAATAATTTATATTTAACGTCTAGTATTTATGAGGAAGGTACTTCAACAGGTAAAATGTTTTGGAATCCAGGCTCTATGGATACGGAGGTATTCAAATTTGCGCTAGATAAAACAGCAATCCAATTTGTTGCCTCTAATCGGTTAAAGGGTCATATTTTAAACCAGTTTTCCATGGATGAACATGATGGGTATTTCCGAGCAGTGACAACGAAAGGAAATAGTTGGAACGAAAATGAAGTATCGGAAAATAACTTATTTATATTAGATGAAGGAATGAAATTGATAGGCTCTCTAACTGGTCTTGCAAAGGACGAAAGAATTTATTCGGCAAGATTTATGGGTGATAAAGCTTATATGGTGACTTTCAAAGAAACAGATCCACTATTCGTGATAGATGTCGCTACTCCTACTTCACCGAAAGTATTAGGTGAATTAAAGATACCCGGTTTTAGTAATTATCTACACCCATTAGATGAAAATCATCTCATTGGCTTCGGATATGAAACGAGAGTTGATACGCAAAGTGGTGGGAAAGAGCCGCTGATCATGACGGAAGGAATGAAAATTTCCTTGTTCGATGTAAGTGACTTTGCAAATCCGAAAGAAAAAGATACAGAAGTCATAGGTGATCAAGGCACATATTCACCAATACAATATGATCATCATGCGCTTTTTGAGCATCAGGAGAAACACTTATATGGATTCCCAGTCTCCATTTACGAGAGACAGCCTGGCAAGGAATATGCTGATTTTAAACAGGATGGAGCATTAATCTACGAAATAACGCCTGAAAATGGAATCGAACGAAAAGGGGACTTACTTCGACCCGAGGTTTCTGGTCAAATGTATGAAGAATGGGAAAGCTCGATTCAACGAATTGTCTACGCAGGAGACACAATCTATACAATTGCGATGAAAGAGATTAAAAGTTATAATATCAATACTTATAAGCAAACTGGATTAGTAAAGTTTTAG
- a CDS encoding short-chain fatty acid transporter: MKVLTRFTNSLMERYLPDPYIFVAILTILVFLLGVTLTDSTPLEMATYWGDGFWGLLSFTMQMVIVLLAGHVLASSPVFKKILSSLAGIAKTPGAAILLVSVVSLIGCWINWGFGLVIGALFAKEIARQVKNVDYRLLIASAYSGFIIWHGGLAGSIPLSIATEGHPFADIMGIVPTTETLFTTYNLFIVIALFVSVPLLNRWMMPSKEETFSIDPALLEEEETVEKNTKNLTPALRLEKSYILTGLIGLLGLVYLVQHFMNKGFDLNLNIVNLIFIILGIICHGTPQRFLVAVKNAAKTVGDIVIQFPFYAGIMGMMVASGLAGVVSEAFISISNEHTFYLFSFFAAGIVNFFVPSGGGQWAVQAPIMLDAASALDLSYAKTAMAIAWGDAWTNMIQPFWALPALAIAGLKAKDIMGYCVIILLLSGLVISIGLFFF, from the coding sequence TTGAAGGTTTTAACACGATTTACTAATTCCTTAATGGAAAGATACTTACCTGATCCATATATTTTTGTAGCAATACTAACGATACTTGTATTTTTACTGGGAGTAACTCTAACAGACTCTACTCCTCTTGAGATGGCTACTTATTGGGGAGATGGATTCTGGGGATTATTATCCTTCACAATGCAAATGGTTATTGTACTATTGGCAGGACATGTATTAGCAAGTAGTCCAGTTTTTAAAAAAATATTAAGCTCTCTTGCTGGTATAGCAAAGACCCCAGGAGCTGCTATTCTACTAGTATCAGTCGTTTCACTTATCGGTTGCTGGATTAACTGGGGATTTGGTTTAGTAATCGGGGCTCTATTTGCCAAGGAAATTGCACGACAAGTTAAAAATGTGGACTATCGATTACTTATTGCTAGTGCCTATTCTGGTTTCATCATTTGGCACGGAGGTTTAGCCGGTTCTATTCCACTATCTATCGCGACGGAAGGACATCCCTTCGCAGACATAATGGGTATTGTACCTACTACAGAAACTTTATTTACTACATACAATCTATTTATTGTAATTGCACTTTTTGTTTCTGTTCCACTATTAAACAGATGGATGATGCCAAGTAAAGAAGAAACATTCTCTATTGACCCTGCTCTACTAGAGGAAGAAGAAACTGTTGAAAAGAATACAAAAAATCTCACACCTGCTCTTCGATTAGAAAAGAGTTATATTCTAACTGGTTTAATCGGATTGCTTGGTTTGGTATATCTAGTTCAACATTTTATGAATAAAGGATTTGATTTAAATCTTAATATTGTTAACTTAATATTTATCATTCTCGGTATAATTTGTCATGGCACACCTCAGCGATTCTTAGTTGCAGTGAAAAATGCAGCTAAAACTGTTGGTGATATCGTTATTCAGTTTCCATTTTATGCAGGGATCATGGGGATGATGGTTGCTTCTGGACTTGCAGGTGTCGTATCTGAGGCATTTATCAGTATTTCTAATGAGCATACTTTTTACCTATTTTCATTTTTTGCTGCGGGAATTGTAAACTTTTTTGTCCCATCTGGAGGCGGACAATGGGCAGTGCAAGCACCAATTATGCTAGATGCTGCATCTGCTTTAGACCTTAGTTACGCTAAGACCGCAATGGCCATTGCATGGGGTGATGCGTGGACAAACATGATTCAACCTTTCTGGGCATTACCTGCATTAGCAATTGCTGGTTTAAAAGCAAAGGATATTATGGGATACTGTGTAATTATCCTATTACTAAGTGGATTAGTTATAAGTATTGGTCTATTTTTCTTTTAA
- a CDS encoding acyl-CoA dehydrogenase family protein, whose amino-acid sequence MNFDFSEEQVLLRKTVRQFVDNEIIPHIAKWESDGAFDPAIWKRLADLGLMGVCVPEKYGGSGMDYNSLAIVCEELERGDTAFRTAVSVHTGLNSMTLMQWGSEEQKQKYLVPQATGEKIGAFGLTEPGAGSDVAAMSTVAVLDGEDYVLNGQKTWISLCDVADHFIIFAYTDKSKKHHGISAFIVERTLNGFSSKAIKGKYGIKSGNTGELFFDNMRVPKGNLLGKEGEGFKIAMSALDNGRFTVAAGAVGLSLACLEASVKYSKERQTFGKEIGRHQLVQQMIAKMEAGLQMSRLLVYRVGELKNKGVRNTRETSLAKWQACDFANKAADDAVQVYGAYGYSDEYPVARYLRNSKAPVIYEGTREIHTIMQAEYVLGYREDKTLSNMLPNWPFDE is encoded by the coding sequence ATGAACTTTGACTTCTCAGAAGAACAAGTGCTATTGCGTAAAACAGTTCGACAGTTTGTAGATAATGAAATAATTCCTCATATAGCAAAATGGGAATCAGACGGTGCATTTGATCCTGCCATTTGGAAAAGACTCGCAGACCTAGGTTTGATGGGTGTATGTGTGCCTGAAAAGTATGGTGGAAGTGGAATGGATTATAATTCACTTGCAATCGTTTGTGAGGAATTGGAGCGCGGCGATACTGCTTTTCGGACTGCAGTTTCGGTTCATACTGGTTTAAACTCCATGACTTTAATGCAGTGGGGATCGGAAGAACAAAAACAAAAGTATTTAGTTCCACAGGCTACTGGTGAGAAAATTGGAGCATTTGGCTTAACAGAACCAGGTGCTGGTTCAGATGTAGCTGCGATGTCTACAGTAGCAGTGCTAGACGGAGAAGACTATGTCCTAAATGGTCAGAAGACATGGATTTCACTATGCGATGTGGCGGATCATTTCATCATTTTTGCATACACGGATAAATCTAAAAAGCATCATGGTATTAGTGCGTTTATCGTCGAGCGTACGTTAAATGGCTTCTCATCTAAAGCCATTAAAGGTAAATATGGCATTAAGTCAGGAAATACAGGAGAACTGTTTTTTGATAATATGCGCGTGCCAAAGGGAAATCTTCTCGGAAAAGAAGGAGAAGGGTTTAAAATTGCCATGTCTGCTTTGGATAATGGGCGATTTACAGTAGCTGCAGGAGCAGTCGGGCTTTCTCTTGCGTGTCTAGAAGCAAGCGTAAAATATAGCAAGGAGCGTCAAACATTTGGAAAAGAGATTGGCAGGCATCAGCTTGTTCAACAAATGATTGCAAAAATGGAAGCTGGTCTCCAAATGAGTCGTCTTCTCGTATATCGTGTAGGAGAGCTAAAAAACAAAGGTGTGCGCAATACAAGAGAGACTTCTCTAGCTAAATGGCAGGCATGTGATTTTGCCAATAAAGCTGCGGATGATGCGGTGCAGGTGTATGGTGCCTATGGATATTCAGATGAATACCCGGTAGCGCGATATTTGAGAAACTCAAAAGCTCCTGTTATTTATGAAGGAACGCGAGAGATTCATACAATCATGCAGGCAGAATATGTCCTCGGTTACCGTGAAGACAAAACGTTAAGCAATATGCTACCGAATTGGCCATTTGATGAATAA
- a CDS encoding saccharopine dehydrogenase family protein gives MIVAVLGAGLMGKEAARDLVLSPNVEKVLLCDLDVGQAKMFKERLQNSKIEVLRLDANEDDSIRKIMKEADVVINALFYTFNEKIARLAVEVGVHSIDLGGHIGGATDNVLILHEKAKGKGITLIPDLGVAPGMINILAGYGASKLDEVNAIRLYVGGIPVEPEGIFGYNIVFSLEGVFDHYTDASHVIRDGKCQEVPSLTEVESITFEEYGELEAFHTAGGTSTLPKSFPNVDTLEYKTIRYKGHADKFKLLVDLGLTNKNTVVNVNGNMIKARDVLKEVLTPQLLLGDKEDAVLLRVIVEGLKDGVPTNFTYEMATKKDSLSGETAMARATANTISVVAQMIGNSVIKNRGVYPPELIVPGELYIREMAARGVEIRESITRGE, from the coding sequence ATGATAGTTGCTGTATTAGGTGCAGGGTTAATGGGGAAAGAAGCAGCTCGTGATTTAGTATTAAGCCCGAATGTGGAAAAGGTTTTATTATGTGATTTAGATGTGGGACAGGCGAAAATGTTTAAGGAAAGATTGCAAAACTCCAAAATTGAAGTATTGAGACTTGATGCAAACGAAGACGATAGTATACGTAAAATAATGAAAGAAGCAGATGTAGTGATAAATGCATTATTTTATACGTTCAACGAAAAAATAGCTAGGCTCGCTGTAGAAGTAGGAGTACATTCTATTGATTTAGGAGGACATATTGGAGGGGCTACAGATAATGTATTGATACTTCATGAAAAAGCTAAGGGCAAGGGGATTACACTAATACCTGATCTAGGTGTTGCTCCTGGAATGATCAATATATTAGCTGGATACGGTGCTTCCAAACTTGATGAAGTGAATGCTATTCGATTGTATGTTGGAGGAATACCAGTAGAGCCTGAGGGAATTTTTGGCTACAATATCGTCTTTTCATTAGAAGGGGTGTTCGATCATTATACAGATGCTTCACACGTTATAAGAGATGGGAAGTGTCAAGAAGTACCATCTCTTACAGAAGTAGAATCGATTACCTTTGAAGAGTATGGTGAACTAGAGGCATTCCATACAGCTGGCGGTACTTCAACTCTACCAAAATCATTTCCGAATGTAGATACGCTTGAATATAAAACAATTCGATATAAAGGGCACGCAGATAAATTTAAACTCCTCGTAGACTTAGGGTTAACGAACAAAAATACAGTGGTAAATGTAAACGGCAATATGATCAAGGCACGAGATGTATTGAAGGAAGTCCTAACTCCACAGCTACTACTTGGAGATAAAGAGGACGCAGTATTGCTACGGGTCATCGTAGAAGGTTTAAAAGACGGGGTCCCTACCAATTTTACGTATGAAATGGCGACCAAAAAAGACTCCCTTTCAGGTGAAACCGCAATGGCTAGAGCAACAGCAAATACTATTTCCGTTGTTGCACAGATGATTGGAAACAGCGTCATTAAAAATCGCGGGGTGTATCCTCCCGAACTAATCGTTCCTGGTGAATTGTATATCCGAGAAATGGCAGCAAGAGGTGTAGAAATAAGAGAATCCATTACTAGAGGTGAGTAA
- a CDS encoding aldehyde dehydrogenase family protein translates to MKLTNFIDGKWQDAGSAEYTSVLNPANGEQLAEVKLSTEEDVNLAVKAAVNAQKKWALVPAPKRADYLYEIGRIMKEKKEHLAQVLTKEMGKVIEEGRGEVQEGIDMAFYMAGEGRRLFGETTPSELADKFAMSVRAPIGVVGLITPWNFPVAIATWKSFPAIVAGNAFIWKPATETPMMAYEMAKIFDEAGLPPGVANVVFGSGSEVGTAMIEHPEVKVISFTGSTETGSKVAELGGRHLKKVSLEMGGKNAVIVMEDADLPLAVEGILWSAFGTAGQRCTACSRVIVHKDVREDLERMLLEQMEKLTIGDGLDETVKIGPVINKKALEKIHSYIKIGQEEGATLLTGGTILNEAELSKGNYYAPTLFTDVTPNMRIAQEEIFGPVVSLIEVSSLEEAIEVNNGVKFGLSSSIYSSDVNKVFRAQRDLDTGIVYINAGTTGAEIHLPFGGTKGTGNGHRDSGVAALDVYTEWKSIYIDYSGKLQRAQIDTQVIGG, encoded by the coding sequence ATGAAATTAACAAATTTTATTGATGGAAAATGGCAGGATGCTGGGAGTGCGGAGTATACGTCAGTGTTAAATCCTGCGAATGGGGAGCAGCTTGCAGAGGTCAAGCTATCTACAGAGGAAGATGTAAATCTTGCAGTAAAAGCGGCAGTGAATGCTCAAAAGAAATGGGCACTCGTTCCTGCACCAAAACGTGCGGATTATTTATATGAGATTGGAAGAATAATGAAAGAAAAGAAAGAGCATCTAGCTCAAGTGTTAACAAAAGAAATGGGAAAAGTGATTGAAGAGGGACGGGGAGAAGTACAAGAAGGTATTGATATGGCATTTTATATGGCAGGTGAAGGGCGTCGTTTGTTTGGCGAGACAACTCCATCTGAATTGGCAGACAAGTTTGCGATGAGTGTCCGCGCACCAATTGGAGTGGTGGGACTCATAACTCCTTGGAATTTTCCAGTTGCGATTGCTACGTGGAAATCATTCCCTGCTATTGTTGCAGGAAATGCATTCATTTGGAAACCAGCAACAGAAACTCCGATGATGGCATATGAAATGGCTAAGATCTTTGATGAAGCAGGATTACCACCTGGAGTTGCTAATGTAGTTTTTGGATCCGGTTCGGAAGTTGGTACGGCTATGATTGAGCATCCAGAAGTGAAGGTTATTTCGTTCACTGGTTCTACAGAGACAGGGAGTAAAGTAGCGGAGCTTGGTGGTCGTCACTTAAAGAAAGTTTCCCTCGAAATGGGTGGGAAAAATGCAGTAATCGTAATGGAGGATGCAGACCTTCCATTAGCAGTAGAGGGTATTTTATGGAGTGCCTTTGGAACTGCAGGACAAAGATGCACAGCATGTAGCAGGGTTATCGTGCATAAAGATGTAAGAGAAGACTTAGAAAGAATGCTCTTAGAACAAATGGAAAAACTAACGATTGGCGATGGATTAGATGAAACGGTCAAAATTGGTCCAGTTATTAATAAAAAAGCTCTGGAGAAAATCCATTCCTATATAAAAATTGGACAAGAGGAAGGGGCTACTCTCTTAACGGGAGGGACCATTTTAAATGAGGCGGAGCTATCAAAAGGGAATTATTACGCACCAACTCTATTTACAGACGTGACACCGAATATGCGAATAGCACAGGAGGAAATCTTTGGTCCAGTTGTTTCCTTAATAGAAGTGAGTTCACTAGAGGAAGCCATTGAAGTAAATAATGGAGTGAAGTTTGGACTATCAAGCTCGATTTATTCGAGTGATGTTAACAAAGTATTCCGTGCACAGCGTGATTTGGATACTGGAATTGTATATATTAACGCAGGTACAACAGGTGCAGAAATTCACCTACCTTTTGGAGGAACAAAAGGAACTGGAAATGGCCATCGCGATTCAGGGGTAGCAGCATTAGATGTGTATACAGAATGGAAGAGCATATATATAGACTATAGTGGGAAATTACAGCGTGCACAAATAGACACTCAAGTAATAGGGGGATGA
- a CDS encoding TIGR00266 family protein, which yields MNNHEIDYKLYGDDMQFVEIELDPKETVVAEAGSLMMMEDGISMETIFGDGSSGSGGSGGGLMGKLMGAGKRMLTGESLFMTTFTNTGSGKRHVYFASPYPGKIIPMDLSQYRGKIICQKDAFLAAAKGVTIGIEFQRKLGAGFFGGEGFIMQKLEGDGLAFVHAGGTIHRKSLQQGEVLRVDTGCLVAMTADVDYNIEMVKGVKTALFGGEGLFFATLRGPGTVWIQSLPFSRLASKVFAAAPQTPGGGSKGEGSIAGGLFNMLGGK from the coding sequence ATGAATAATCATGAAATAGACTACAAATTATATGGAGATGATATGCAATTTGTAGAAATTGAATTGGATCCAAAAGAAACGGTTGTTGCAGAAGCAGGCAGCTTAATGATGATGGAAGATGGCATTTCAATGGAAACTATTTTCGGCGATGGCTCCTCAGGTTCTGGTGGTAGCGGTGGCGGTCTTATGGGCAAATTAATGGGTGCAGGTAAGCGTATGCTTACAGGAGAAAGTTTATTCATGACAACATTTACTAATACCGGTAGTGGAAAAAGACATGTCTATTTCGCATCACCTTATCCAGGCAAAATTATTCCGATGGATTTAAGTCAATACCGCGGCAAAATTATTTGTCAAAAGGATGCATTTCTAGCTGCAGCTAAAGGGGTTACGATTGGCATTGAATTTCAACGTAAGCTAGGAGCAGGTTTCTTTGGTGGTGAAGGTTTCATAATGCAAAAACTAGAAGGTGATGGTCTCGCTTTCGTTCATGCAGGAGGAACTATCCATAGAAAGTCTCTACAGCAAGGTGAGGTTTTACGAGTAGATACTGGATGTCTAGTAGCAATGACTGCGGATGTAGATTACAATATCGAAATGGTCAAGGGAGTTAAAACAGCCTTATTTGGTGGAGAAGGATTATTCTTCGCTACTTTACGTGGCCCGGGTACCGTATGGATCCAATCACTTCCATTTAGCAGATTAGCTAGTAAAGTATTTGCTGCTGCCCCACAAACACCAGGTGGTGGTTCAAAAGGTGAAGGCAGTATTGCAGGTGGATTATTTAACATGCTTGGTGGGAAATAA
- a CDS encoding TetR/AcrR family transcriptional regulator — translation MDTKLLLIETATTLFQQKGYKTEGLNEILKACNVTKETLYHHFPNGKDEHLITCLHA, via the coding sequence ATGGATACTAAATTACTTTTGATTGAAACTGCTACAACCCTTTTTCAGCAAAAAGGCTACAAAACTGAAGGACTCAATGAAATTTTAAAAGCCTGTAATGTTACAAAAGAAACCCTTTACCATCACTTTCCAAATGGCAAAGACGAACACTTGATTACTTGTTTACATGCATAA
- a CDS encoding methionine biosynthesis PLP-dependent protein, whose translation MSKNSIDTQLVQLGNHSDEKTGAVNPPIYLSTAYIHNGIGQSTGYDYTRTKNPTRAILEEGIAKLEGGDAGFACSSGMAAIQLVLSLFRSGDEIIAPEDLYGGTYRLFNQYADSYNIRTSYAKFESAEEVNALINENTKALFIETPTNPLMQEIDIQLFADVAKKHKLLLIVDNTFLTPYLQRPIELGAHIVIHSGTKYIGGHNDVLAGLVVTKGTELSEQLQTNHNAAGAVLSPFDSWLLIRGLKTLHLRMKQHDTNAKKIAAFLKNEHSIKDVLYPGIGGMLSFRLQKSEWVAPFLESLKLIVFAESLGGVESFITYPTTQTHADIPEEERNARGVDSSLLRFSVGIEEADDLIADLKQVFNTLESEVAN comes from the coding sequence ATGTCAAAGAACAGTATTGATACACAGTTGGTGCAATTAGGAAATCATAGTGATGAGAAAACCGGCGCTGTAAACCCGCCTATATATTTATCAACAGCATATATACATAATGGAATCGGTCAATCTACAGGATACGACTACACGCGAACTAAGAACCCGACACGCGCTATTTTAGAGGAAGGAATTGCTAAATTAGAGGGTGGAGATGCTGGCTTTGCCTGTAGTTCCGGCATGGCGGCAATACAATTAGTTTTATCCCTTTTTCGTTCGGGAGATGAGATTATTGCTCCTGAAGATTTGTACGGTGGGACGTATCGATTATTTAACCAGTATGCAGATTCCTACAATATTCGTACTTCATATGCAAAGTTTGAATCAGCTGAAGAAGTAAATGCTTTAATTAATGAAAATACAAAAGCTTTGTTTATAGAAACACCAACAAACCCTTTGATGCAAGAAATCGATATACAACTATTTGCAGATGTAGCAAAAAAGCATAAATTATTGTTGATCGTAGACAATACATTCTTAACCCCTTATTTACAGCGACCTATTGAATTGGGTGCCCATATTGTCATCCATAGTGGCACAAAATATATTGGAGGTCATAACGATGTACTTGCGGGACTTGTAGTCACAAAAGGTACTGAACTTAGTGAACAATTGCAAACCAACCATAATGCTGCAGGCGCTGTTCTTTCTCCTTTCGATTCTTGGTTATTAATAAGAGGATTAAAAACACTTCATCTTCGTATGAAGCAGCATGACACAAATGCAAAAAAGATTGCAGCTTTTTTGAAGAATGAGCATTCAATTAAGGATGTTCTGTATCCTGGTATAGGTGGTATGCTTTCCTTCCGTTTGCAAAAAAGTGAATGGGTTGCTCCTTTCCTAGAGAGTCTGAAACTAATTGTATTTGCTGAAAGTCTTGGTGGTGTGGAAAGCTTCATCACATATCCTACTACACAAACACATGCGGATATCCCAGAGGAAGAACGCAATGCACGTGGAGTTGACAGTAGCCTGCTCCGATTCTCTGTAGGAATCGAGGAAGCAGATGATTTAATAGCGGATTTGAAACAGGTATTCAATACTTTAGAAAGTGAGGTGGCTAACTAA